Genomic segment of Mycolicibacterium sarraceniae:
AATCCCGCTCGTCGACGATCAGCGGCATCCGGTCATGAATCTCGGCGAGCTCCCCCACGGCGTCGGTGGTGATGATCGTGCACGTCAGCAGGGGAGCGCTGTCCTCCTGGCCCGCTGTCCATACCGACCACAACCCGGCCATGAACAGCGGCTCGTCATCGGCGCGGTGCAGATAGAACGGCGTCTTGCGGGCCTTCTTACCGGCCGGAGTGTCCGGGTTGGGTTTCCATTCGTAATAGCCGTCCATCGGCACCAGGCATCGCTTGCTTTTTGCCGATGCCCGAAAGGCCGGCGAGCTGGTGATCTTTTCGGCGCGCGCATTGATCAGCAGAGGACCCTTGGTCTCCGGGGCGCCGTCGGCCGTCGCCTTCACCCACGGTGGCACCAGACCCCAGCGCATTAGCCTGACCCGCCTGGTCGGGGTGTCCTCAGGCTCGGTGTGTCGACTCACGACGGTGGCGACACTGGCTGTCGGCGCGACGTTGTAGTTGGGTCCGCGGGCTTCAGAAGCCGAAGTAGACGCTGTAACTTCATCGATGGCCTGGAGCTTTTCGGCGAGCAGCGCCGGGTCGGTGGTCACCGCGAATCGTCCGCACATGACTCCATGGTGGCGCACGTGAACGACAAGGCAGGATGTATAGCCGTGAGCACCGAGTTGTGGACGGCACCTTCGACAGCGACCGCCGTCGACGCCACCGTGACGGTGCCCGGCTCGAAGTCCCAGACCAACCGCACCTTGATCCTCGCGGCGCTGGCCGCCGCTTCGGGGCAGGGCGACTCCACGATCAGTGGCGCACTGCGCAGCCGCGACACCAACCTGATGATCGGGGCCCTGCAGGCACTGGGCATCGAGGTCACCGGTGCGGACACCGACGTGGTGGTCGGCGGGACTCTCGCGCCCACGCCGCAGACTCGCATCGAATGCGGGCTGGCCGGCACGGTGCTGCGGTTCGTTCCACCCCTGGCGGCGCTGAGCACCGCGGTCGTCACCTTCGACGGTGACGAGCAAGCTCGAACCCGGCCGATCACTCCCCTGCTTGACGGGCTCCGCGGCCTCGGCGTCGACATCGACGGCACCGGGCTACCGTTCGACGTTCGTGCCGCCGGCGCGGTCGACGGCGGCACGGTACACATCGACGCCTCCAGCTCCTCGCAGTTCGTCTCGGGACTGCTGCTGTCCGGCGCCGCTTTCATCCAGGGCCTGACCGTCGTGCACACCGGCCCGTCGCTGCCGTCGGCCCCGCATATCGCGATGACGGTGGCGATGATGCGCGAGGCCGGCGTCGACGTTGACGACACCAAGCCCAACAGGTGGCGGGTGACCGCAGGCCCGATCATTGCCCGGCACTGGGACGTCGAGCCGGACCTGTCCAATTCGGTACCGTTCCTGGCCGCAGCGGTGGTGACCGGCGGAGCCGTGCGCATCACCGGCTGGCCGACGGCCAGCGTGCAACCCGCCAACGCCATTCTCGGCATCCTGCAATTGCTCGGATCGACTGTGCACCAGTCAGACTCGCACCTCGAGCTGCGGGGTCCGCAGTCTTACCGCGGCTTTGACGTGGACCTGCATGACGTGGGCGAGTTGGCCCCGGCGGTGGCGGCGCTGGCGGCACTGGCCGCCCCGGGCTCGGTGTCGCGGCTGAGCGGTATCGCGCATCTGCGCGGTCACGAGACCGACCGGCTGGCGGCTCTGAGCACCGAAATCAACGGGCTAGGCGGCAATTGCGCCGAAACCGACGACGGCCTGGTGATCACTGCCGTACCCCTGCAGGCCGGCACCTGGCATTCCTACGCCGACCACCGGATGGCGATGGCCGGGGCTATCGTCGGGCTGCGGGTACCCGGCCTGATGATCGAGGACATCGCGACCACCGCCAAGACGCTGCCGGACTTCGCGGCACTGTGGACCGAAATG
This window contains:
- a CDS encoding SOS response-associated peptidase, with translation MCGRFAVTTDPALLAEKLQAIDEVTASTSASEARGPNYNVAPTASVATVVSRHTEPEDTPTRRVRLMRWGLVPPWVKATADGAPETKGPLLINARAEKITSSPAFRASAKSKRCLVPMDGYYEWKPNPDTPAGKKARKTPFYLHRADDEPLFMAGLWSVWTAGQEDSAPLLTCTIITTDAVGELAEIHDRMPLIVDERDWDRWLDPDRPADNDLLAAPPDITGIDLREVSTLVNSVGNNGPELLEPAGPGNQPVGLF
- the aroA gene encoding 3-phosphoshikimate 1-carboxyvinyltransferase, with product MVAHVNDKAGCIAVSTELWTAPSTATAVDATVTVPGSKSQTNRTLILAALAAASGQGDSTISGALRSRDTNLMIGALQALGIEVTGADTDVVVGGTLAPTPQTRIECGLAGTVLRFVPPLAALSTAVVTFDGDEQARTRPITPLLDGLRGLGVDIDGTGLPFDVRAAGAVDGGTVHIDASSSSQFVSGLLLSGAAFIQGLTVVHTGPSLPSAPHIAMTVAMMREAGVDVDDTKPNRWRVTAGPIIARHWDVEPDLSNSVPFLAAAVVTGGAVRITGWPTASVQPANAILGILQLLGSTVHQSDSHLELRGPQSYRGFDVDLHDVGELAPAVAALAALAAPGSVSRLSGIAHLRGHETDRLAALSTEINGLGGNCAETDDGLVITAVPLQAGTWHSYADHRMAMAGAIVGLRVPGLMIEDIATTAKTLPDFAALWTEMVGRG